The proteins below come from a single Drosophila kikkawai strain 14028-0561.14 chromosome 3R, DkikHiC1v2, whole genome shotgun sequence genomic window:
- the naz gene encoding retinol dehydrogenase 13 isoform X2: MERLLTMFEEADPFATWWPTIAALAVGVVITVRTLMSGQRCPNDNQINEQIVVVTGGNGGIGFEIAQALAGRGGRIILACRNLKAGERAAGIIKRELGCRTPIISPDEDDDPADRYFVEARYLDLCSLRSVHHFASQLMAEFERIDIVIHNAGVVFANTHVPTEDGFERHSQVNYLAPFLLTQLLLPHLRRSEQGRIVFVSAHAHQAAKIDFDDPLNVGTWAVKFHAREAFAHSKLCVLLATRWLARELKGTAVTVNCCTPGLVRGTRHFRK; encoded by the exons ATGGAGCGTCTGCTGACCATGTTCGAGGAGGCGGATCCCTTCGCCACGTGGTGGCCCACAATAGCTGCCCTGGCGGTGGGCGTTGTGATTACAGTGCG GACCTTAATGAGCGGCCAGCGCTGTCCAAACGATAATCAAATCAACGAGCAAATCGTTGTCGTCACCGGCGGCAATGGCGGCATCGGATTCGAGATAGCCCAGGCTCTGGCCGGTCGTGGTGGCCGAATAATCCTTGCCTGCCGCAATCTCAAGGCAGGCGAACGTGCGGCGGGTATAATTAAGCGGGAGCTAGGATGCCGCACCCCCATCATTTCAcccgacgaggacgacgatCCGGCGGACAGGTATTTCGTGGAGGCCCGCTACCTGGACCTGTGCTCGCTGCGCAGCGTCCATCACTTTGCCAGCCAGCTGATGGCGGAATTCGAGCGGATCGACATTGTCATTCACAATGCCGGCGTGGTGTTCGCCAACACCCATGTGCCCACGGAGGACGGCTTCGAGCGGCACAGCCAGGTGAATTACCTGGCCCCCTTCCTGCTCacccagctgctgctgccgcacTTGAGGCGCTCGGAGCAGGGACGCATCGTGTTCGTCTCGGCACACGCCCACCAGGCGGCCAAAATCGATTTCGACGATCCCCTGAATGTGGGCACCTGGGCGGTGAAGTTCCACGCCCGCGAAGCCTTCGCCCACTCGAAGCTCTGCGTCCTGCTGGCCACCCGCTGGTTGGCCAGGGAGCTAAAAG GTACCGCGGTCACGGTCAACTGCTGCACCCCAGGACTCGTTCGTGGGACCCGACACTTTCGCAAGTAA